In a single window of the Macrobrachium rosenbergii isolate ZJJX-2024 chromosome 35, ASM4041242v1, whole genome shotgun sequence genome:
- the LOC136856230 gene encoding uncharacterized protein — MLFVGVSTPKMKKILTHSSFFLLVLTAMDMLTMAKVAMQYRVRVSKAKLIASGFKVEEINATSPLMCAIQSNLRPWSKLMCVSETAPISCLFTEMRLVALSDDSSADAVTCMTSYSPAACVLNTTTAYNPGEILVQGCDPKICQNGQIEPYDLGKIEGKTCTAPFLNIPYVGCLYLNLTPRSWCEAQSMCANMEARLIVPSNFIEMQIYLLAVALFQDVWVGVRSGQWLDGNPVTSSQWWPGYQRC; from the exons ATGCTCTTCGTTGGGGTCTCCACGCCAAAGATGAAGAAGATTTTAACTCATTCGTCGTTCTTTCTCCTTGTGCTGACCGCGATGG ACATGCTAACAATGGCAAAAGTGGCTATGCAGtacagagttcgagtctccaaaGCCAAATTAATCGCAAGTGGCTTCAAGGTGGAGGAAATCAACGCCACTTCGCCCCTGATGTGCGCCATTCAGTCCAACCTGAGGCCCTGGAGCAAACTGATGTGCGTCAGCGAGACCGCCCCCATCAGCTGCCTCTTCACCGAGATGAGACTCGTGGCTCTGTCGGATGACAGCTCGGCCGATGCTGTCACCTGCATGACCTCCTATTCTCCAGCAG CATGTGTTCTgaacaccaccacggcctacaacccagggGAAATCTTGGTCCAGGGCTGTGACCCCAAAATTTGCCAAAATGGGCAAATTGAACCTTATGACTTAG GTAAGATCGAAGGGAAAACTTGCACTGCCCCCTTCCTCAACATCCCATACGTCGGCTGCCTCTACCTGAACCTCACTCCGAGGTCATGGTGTGAGGCCCAGTCGATGTGTGCCAACATGGAAGCCAGGTTGATCGTACCGTCCAACTTCATTGAGATGCAGATATACTTGCTGGCTGTTGCTCTCTTCC AGGACGTGTGGGTTGGTGTAAGGTCTGGCCAATGGTTGGACGGCAATCCAGTCACCAGtagccagtggtggcctggctaCCAGCGGTGCTAA